The Pseudomonadota bacterium genome has a window encoding:
- a CDS encoding NAD(P)/FAD-dependent oxidoreductase produces MTDTPTTTPIETDCLIVGAGPCGLFQVFELGLLGLKAHLVDALRAPGGQCTELYPDKPIYDIPALPIVGAQELIDRLMEQIAPFDPTFHLGQEVQVVEPLGESEGFRVVTSAGTTFMAKTVIIAAGVGSFQPRRLRVEGTDRYEGQQIHYKVSNPDQYAGKHLVVMGGGDSALDWTLELRERAASMTLIHRRDEYRAQPASVAKMLAHCEAGEMRSLIGSATALQESDGVLTGLQVRDLEGEMHEVAADQVLVFWGLRPALGPIADWGLNLHRNTIPVDTEKFQTSTPGIFAVGDINQYPGKKKLILSGFHEAALAAFAIKAIVAPDEKVRLQYTTTSPLMQERLGVKEAR; encoded by the coding sequence GTGACTGACACCCCCACCACCACGCCTATCGAGACCGACTGCCTGATCGTTGGCGCTGGCCCCTGCGGGCTATTTCAGGTGTTCGAGCTCGGCCTTCTCGGCCTGAAGGCGCACCTGGTTGACGCCCTGCGGGCGCCGGGCGGTCAGTGTACGGAGCTCTACCCGGACAAGCCGATCTACGACATCCCGGCCCTGCCCATCGTCGGCGCCCAGGAGCTGATCGATCGACTTATGGAGCAGATTGCACCGTTCGATCCCACCTTTCATTTGGGCCAGGAAGTGCAGGTGGTGGAGCCGCTTGGCGAGAGCGAGGGCTTTCGCGTCGTGACCAGCGCTGGTACTACCTTCATGGCAAAGACCGTGATCATCGCGGCCGGTGTCGGTTCCTTCCAGCCGCGTAGGCTTCGCGTGGAGGGTACGGATCGCTACGAAGGTCAACAGATTCACTACAAGGTTTCCAACCCCGATCAGTACGCTGGCAAGCACCTAGTGGTCATGGGCGGTGGCGACTCGGCCCTCGACTGGACCCTGGAGCTGCGCGAGCGCGCCGCCAGCATGACTCTGATTCACCGCCGCGACGAGTACCGAGCCCAACCAGCCTCCGTGGCGAAGATGCTAGCGCACTGTGAGGCGGGCGAGATGCGCTCGCTGATCGGCTCCGCCACTGCCTTGCAAGAGAGCGACGGCGTCCTTACGGGCTTGCAAGTGCGAGATCTCGAGGGCGAAATGCACGAGGTGGCGGCGGATCAGGTGCTGGTGTTTTGGGGCCTACGCCCGGCGTTAGGTCCCATCGCTGATTGGGGCCTGAACCTGCATCGAAATACGATTCCCGTGGATACGGAGAAGTTCCAGACCAGCACCCCGGGCATCTTCGCGGTCGGTGATATCAATCAGTACCCGGGCAAGAAGAAGCTCATTCTCAGCGGCTTCCACGAGGCCGCCCTAGCGGCCTTCGCAATCAAGGCAATCGTGGCACCTGATGAGAAGGTTCGCCTGCAGTACACCACGACCAGCCCGCTGATGCAGGAGCGCCTGGGCGTGAAGGAAGCGCGCTGA
- a CDS encoding CBS domain-containing protein: protein MRLVKHLLADKGDDIVSVKPDDTVLDAIKLMAEKSIGALLVLDAGQLAGIVSERDYARKVILLGRASDATPVRDIMTAEVITARSDDSVGKCMNTMTEHRIRHLPVVDDTLLGVISIGDLVAAIIADQQEEIAQLEQYISS from the coding sequence ATGCGATTGGTGAAACATCTGCTGGCAGACAAGGGCGATGACATCGTCTCGGTCAAACCGGACGACACCGTGCTCGATGCCATCAAGCTGATGGCGGAGAAGAGCATCGGCGCTCTCCTGGTGCTCGACGCAGGCCAGCTCGCCGGCATCGTGTCCGAGCGCGATTACGCGCGAAAGGTCATCCTGCTTGGGCGCGCCTCCGACGCGACCCCTGTACGCGACATCATGACCGCCGAGGTCATCACGGCGCGCAGCGACGACTCCGTAGGCAAGTGCATGAACACCATGACCGAGCATCGCATCCGACACCTCCCCGTGGTCGACGATACGCTTTTAGGCGTCATCTCCATCGGCGATTTGGTGGCAGCGATCATCGCCGACCAACAGGAAGAAATCGCTCAACTCGAGCAGTACATCAGTAGCTAA
- a CDS encoding acyl-CoA dehydrogenase — MTILIALLVLLGAGVLLAALGATTAVAAGTLAALTLGAAVLPEGITPIVGLYGALTLVVALLAARPLRKAVLTQPLFRWYRKALPGISDTEREAIDAGTVWWDGDLFSGRPDWDKLLNYGKAEISAEEQAFLDGPVKEVCALCEPWKLNRDWSEVPEPVMAVLRRERFFGMIIPKRYGGLELSAVAQTEVVAQLQACGNAVANLITVPNSLGPGELLLKYGTEEQKNYYLPRLASGEEIPCFALTGPTAGSDATSLPDTGVVCRGIWEGEEVLGLRLNFSKRYITLAPIATLVGLAFRMQDPDGLLGDTKDYGITCALLPRNLEGMDIGRRHMPCGDNFFNGPIFGKDVFIPLTQIIGGAEMAGKGWTMLVNCLSVGRCITLPSGASGITQRALAGTSAYAALREQFGLPISKFEGVQAPLARIAGLSRIARAARMQTAVSLDKGEKPSVASAILKYHCTELARIALTDAMDIHGGKAVIRGPKNYLADYFGGIPIAITVEGANIMTRNLMIFGQGATRSHPYVLKEMQLAGQKDSAKTLDAFDKVFFDHVGFTLSNAARSLLMGLTGGRLQGAPNEGPLGEYYGKLNRLSANFALTADVAMLTLQGRLKFMEMLSARLGDLLSNLYLASMVIKDYEDAGCPEEELPSVQWSLDYLIDRYLTAFDEVLANFPVRPIAMGLRLITHPWGVNTRAPSDRLSRRVAKLVATPTATRESLIQGAVLDVTPGNPLGFVNAVFLEAPKYSETKRRVMRAAKHGEIPRGMPLDMVTSAAEAGILSAEEATALRGHLERVMEIVHVDHFASLEEITASRELTAGTGGRDDAPLAEAS, encoded by the coding sequence ATGACGATCCTCATCGCCTTGCTGGTGCTGCTGGGGGCTGGCGTATTGCTTGCTGCGCTCGGCGCCACCACCGCCGTTGCGGCGGGCACCCTAGCCGCCCTCACCCTGGGCGCAGCCGTGCTCCCCGAGGGCATCACGCCCATCGTGGGGCTCTATGGCGCGCTCACCTTGGTGGTCGCCTTGCTCGCCGCCCGACCACTGCGCAAAGCGGTGCTCACCCAGCCGCTATTCCGCTGGTATCGCAAGGCGCTACCGGGGATCTCGGACACCGAGCGCGAAGCCATTGACGCGGGCACCGTGTGGTGGGATGGCGATCTGTTCTCGGGCCGACCAGACTGGGACAAGCTGCTCAACTACGGCAAGGCGGAGATCTCTGCGGAGGAGCAAGCCTTCCTCGACGGCCCGGTGAAGGAAGTGTGTGCGCTGTGCGAGCCCTGGAAGCTCAACCGCGATTGGAGCGAAGTGCCCGAGCCGGTCATGGCAGTGCTCCGCCGCGAACGCTTCTTCGGCATGATCATCCCGAAGCGCTACGGCGGCCTCGAACTCTCTGCTGTGGCGCAGACGGAAGTGGTGGCGCAACTGCAGGCCTGCGGCAACGCCGTGGCCAATCTGATCACCGTGCCCAACTCCCTGGGCCCAGGCGAGCTGCTGCTCAAGTACGGCACGGAAGAGCAAAAGAACTATTACCTGCCGCGCCTTGCGAGCGGCGAGGAGATTCCTTGCTTCGCCCTGACAGGCCCCACCGCAGGTTCCGATGCGACCTCCCTGCCCGATACGGGCGTGGTGTGCCGCGGCATCTGGGAAGGCGAGGAAGTGCTCGGCCTGCGTCTGAACTTCTCCAAGCGCTATATCACCCTCGCGCCGATCGCGACCTTGGTGGGCCTCGCCTTCCGCATGCAGGATCCCGATGGCCTGCTCGGCGACACCAAGGACTACGGCATCACCTGCGCCCTCCTGCCCCGTAACCTCGAGGGCATGGACATCGGCCGCCGCCACATGCCCTGCGGCGATAACTTCTTCAACGGCCCGATCTTCGGCAAGGATGTGTTCATCCCGCTGACGCAGATCATCGGCGGTGCGGAGATGGCCGGTAAGGGCTGGACCATGCTGGTCAACTGCCTGTCCGTGGGCCGCTGCATCACGCTGCCCTCGGGCGCGAGCGGTATCACCCAGCGCGCGCTCGCCGGCACCTCGGCCTACGCGGCCCTGCGAGAGCAGTTTGGCCTGCCGATCTCGAAGTTCGAGGGCGTGCAGGCGCCGCTGGCGCGTATCGCGGGTCTCTCGCGTATCGCGCGGGCAGCGCGGATGCAAACGGCGGTCTCCCTCGATAAGGGCGAGAAGCCGAGCGTGGCGTCTGCCATCTTGAAGTACCACTGCACGGAGCTCGCACGCATCGCGCTGACCGACGCCATGGACATCCACGGCGGCAAGGCGGTGATCCGTGGGCCGAAGAACTACCTAGCTGATTACTTCGGCGGTATCCCCATCGCTATTACGGTGGAGGGGGCCAACATCATGACCCGCAACCTCATGATCTTCGGTCAGGGTGCCACCCGTAGCCATCCCTACGTGCTGAAGGAGATGCAGCTCGCGGGTCAGAAAGATAGCGCCAAGACCCTCGACGCCTTCGACAAGGTGTTCTTCGACCACGTGGGCTTCACCCTGTCGAACGCAGCGCGTTCGCTGTTGATGGGGCTCACCGGTGGTCGCCTGCAGGGGGCGCCCAACGAAGGCCCCTTGGGCGAGTACTACGGCAAGCTCAATCGCCTAAGCGCTAACTTCGCGCTTACGGCGGACGTGGCGATGCTCACGCTGCAGGGTCGCCTGAAGTTCATGGAGATGCTCTCCGCTCGACTAGGCGACCTACTCAGCAACCTCTACCTTGCATCCATGGTGATCAAGGACTACGAGGATGCCGGTTGCCCCGAGGAGGAGCTGCCCTCCGTGCAGTGGTCGCTCGATTACCTGATCGATCGCTATCTGACGGCCTTCGACGAGGTGCTCGCCAACTTCCCCGTGCGCCCGATCGCCATGGGCCTGCGTCTGATCACCCACCCCTGGGGCGTAAACACGCGCGCACCGTCCGATCGCTTGTCGCGTCGCGTGGCCAAGCTGGTGGCGACGCCCACCGCTACGCGTGAGTCGCTGATCCAGGGGGCCGTGCTGGATGTCACCCCGGGCAACCCGCTCGGTTTCGTCAACGCCGTGTTCCTCGAGGCGCCGAAGTACTCCGAAACGAAGCGTCGGGTCATGCGCGCTGCTAAACACGGTGAGATTCCACGCGGCATGCCGCTCGATATGGTGACGTCGGCGGCCGAGGCGGGCATCCTGAGCGCCGAGGAGGCAACGGCCCTGCGCGGCCATCTGGAGCGAGTGATGGAAATCGTGCACGTGGATCACTTCGCGTCGCTTGAGGAGATCACGGCCTCCCGCGAGCTCACAGCTGGCACGGGCGGTCGCGACGACGCGCCGCTCGCTGAGGCCAGTTGA
- a CDS encoding TetR/AcrR family transcriptional regulator has protein sequence MSTPDPSTAGDGGPASGSPPSPLLAAGAPLPAGDFASFKRAFPYRGRALYEVIFARHSEQLRTKKAKFAVSNLEKIFSATFKLSNQIGFQAMSLRQLSSETGISMGGLYSCLSSKEDIVLMAKALVEALCQELIDAVAAIEDPVEAMETALRQQVYATQLLQPWFSFLYFETRSLPRPQQDETKNIELRICDHLQDIIVRGQAQGQFRADLPEFAASSLMALIQDGYLKPWKWRAREIDADRYADGLVDIARRLLR, from the coding sequence TTGAGCACGCCCGATCCCTCGACTGCCGGTGACGGCGGGCCCGCCTCGGGCTCGCCGCCATCGCCTCTGCTGGCGGCGGGCGCACCGCTGCCAGCAGGGGATTTCGCCTCCTTTAAGCGCGCCTTCCCCTATCGGGGGCGCGCCCTCTACGAGGTGATCTTTGCCCGCCACAGCGAGCAGCTGCGCACGAAGAAGGCGAAGTTCGCCGTTAGCAATCTCGAGAAGATATTCTCGGCCACCTTCAAGCTCTCGAATCAGATCGGCTTTCAGGCCATGTCCCTGCGACAGCTCTCCTCGGAGACGGGCATCAGCATGGGCGGCCTGTACTCGTGTCTGTCCAGTAAGGAGGATATCGTGCTCATGGCCAAGGCCTTGGTAGAGGCGCTTTGCCAGGAGCTTATCGACGCCGTGGCGGCGATCGAGGACCCGGTGGAGGCGATGGAGACGGCCTTGCGCCAGCAAGTCTACGCGACTCAACTTCTCCAGCCATGGTTTAGCTTCCTCTACTTTGAGACCCGCAGCCTGCCGCGCCCGCAGCAGGATGAGACGAAGAACATCGAACTGCGTATCTGCGATCACCTGCAGGACATCATCGTGCGCGGTCAGGCCCAAGGGCAGTTCCGGGCGGACCTGCCCGAGTTCGCCGCGAGTTCGCTGATGGCGTTAATCCAGGACGGTTATCTAAAGCCCTGGAAGTGGCGGGCGCGTGAAATCGATGCGGATCGCTACGCCGACGGGTTAGTAGATATTGCTCGGCGCCTGCTGCGCTAG
- a CDS encoding diguanylate cyclase: MSEDESARLINVSGRQRMLSQQITLLTREYVNAEGAAPQVQAEVALREALSEFRDAHRALTEGDKALALPPLKSPVIREIYTAEDSLNDLVKWFVDEVEGILDHPPDAPALRGRIDALSSFARTTLLNRLDDVVTDYEAQSHARLRTILRIDIIIFALTLLLLVLEGQFIFRPMARDVAKRTRQLQQARDQLDQQANHDELTGLPNRRYLRGVAGEELISNRPQAVLQIDLDGFKQVNDLYGHAAGDALLKEVGGRMKRALRESDFLARTGGDEFVVVLSQMECEDDHALVAQRLIDRIAEPVTVAGRTVQVGASVGVALAGDRELPFYELLGEADVALYEVKRGGKGTWEAYRAEGVRGDAGRSNRRESTAAPGYPLAAPAQTR, from the coding sequence ATGTCCGAGGACGAGAGCGCGCGACTCATTAACGTGAGCGGGCGCCAGCGCATGCTCTCCCAGCAGATCACCCTACTGACTCGCGAGTACGTCAACGCTGAAGGCGCCGCGCCGCAGGTCCAAGCAGAGGTTGCTCTGCGTGAAGCGCTGAGCGAGTTTCGCGACGCCCACCGAGCGTTGACCGAGGGCGACAAAGCACTCGCCTTGCCTCCGCTCAAATCGCCGGTCATACGGGAGATCTACACCGCAGAAGACTCACTGAACGACCTCGTGAAGTGGTTCGTCGATGAGGTCGAGGGAATTCTCGACCACCCGCCCGACGCGCCAGCCCTACGTGGGCGGATAGACGCCCTGTCGTCGTTCGCGCGAACCACGCTGTTGAATCGACTCGACGACGTGGTGACCGACTACGAGGCGCAATCGCATGCTCGCCTGCGCACTATCCTGCGCATAGACATCATCATCTTCGCACTCACGCTGCTCCTGCTGGTCTTGGAGGGTCAGTTCATCTTCCGCCCGATGGCCCGTGACGTCGCCAAGCGCACCCGACAGCTACAACAGGCTCGCGATCAACTCGATCAGCAGGCCAACCACGACGAACTCACCGGCCTACCGAACCGCCGCTACCTACGCGGCGTTGCCGGCGAGGAGTTGATCTCGAACCGCCCCCAAGCCGTACTGCAGATCGACCTCGATGGCTTCAAACAGGTAAACGATCTCTATGGCCACGCCGCCGGTGATGCTCTACTGAAAGAAGTTGGGGGACGAATGAAGCGCGCCCTACGCGAGAGCGACTTCCTGGCGCGCACGGGTGGGGACGAGTTCGTGGTCGTGCTCTCGCAGATGGAGTGCGAAGACGATCATGCCTTAGTCGCGCAACGCTTGATCGATCGTATCGCCGAACCTGTCACCGTGGCGGGCCGTACGGTGCAGGTAGGGGCGAGCGTCGGGGTGGCGTTGGCGGGAGACCGTGAGTTGCCGTTCTACGAGTTACTCGGGGAAGCTGACGTAGCGCTCTACGAGGTGAAGCGAGGAGGCAAAGGGACGTGGGAGGCCTATCGGGCGGAGGGCGTGCGCGGCGATGCTGGGAGGTCGAACCGCCGTGAGAGCACCGCGGCTCCCGGCTATCCGCTCGCCGCACCTGCTCAGACGAGGTAG
- a CDS encoding trimeric intracellular cation channel family protein, with amino-acid sequence MTLTFFLEMLGTAAFAVSGALAAARKGMDIFGFLVLAVLPAVAGGTLRDLILDRVPVFWVADVRYVSVAMIAAVIVYVTAYEPGGRRQVLIWMDAMGLALFAALGAQVSLQHGAGAIVAIMLGVTTAVAGGMIRDVICNEIPLILRGEIYATAAFVASTVLVAGSLVGLRAQVALGLAVLCGLSVRASAIVFGWSLPQARRSKTKL; translated from the coding sequence ATGACGCTGACGTTTTTCCTGGAGATGCTCGGCACGGCGGCCTTCGCCGTGTCCGGGGCGTTGGCCGCCGCTCGCAAGGGCATGGATATCTTCGGTTTCCTCGTGCTCGCCGTCCTGCCTGCGGTGGCCGGCGGCACCTTGCGCGACCTCATCCTCGACCGGGTGCCGGTGTTCTGGGTGGCGGACGTGCGCTACGTGAGCGTGGCAATGATCGCAGCCGTGATCGTATACGTCACGGCATATGAGCCTGGTGGCCGTCGCCAGGTACTGATCTGGATGGACGCGATGGGACTCGCCCTGTTCGCTGCCCTCGGTGCACAGGTGAGCCTGCAGCACGGCGCCGGCGCGATCGTTGCGATCATGCTCGGGGTGACCACCGCCGTCGCTGGCGGCATGATCCGCGACGTCATCTGCAACGAGATCCCCCTTATTCTGCGCGGTGAGATCTATGCCACCGCCGCCTTCGTCGCCAGCACGGTACTCGTGGCGGGCTCCCTGGTGGGCTTGCGCGCGCAGGTGGCCTTGGGCTTGGCGGTGCTTTGCGGTCTCAGCGTGCGGGCGAGCGCCATTGTCTTCGGATGGTCATTACCGCAAGCGAGGCGCAGCAAAACGAAGCTGTGA
- a CDS encoding MAPEG family protein, whose product MEGREILQPLVALAAWTMVMWLWMYLTRVPAMKAARVELDRLAQDPEASLDRLLPPSVQWKAHNYNHLHEAPTVFYAVTLALALLGQGGDELNLLLAWAYVSLRMVHSLVQVTVNRILVRFGLFVLSSLVLIALILRTALAAW is encoded by the coding sequence ATGGAGGGGAGAGAGATCCTGCAGCCGCTGGTCGCGCTGGCGGCGTGGACCATGGTGATGTGGCTGTGGATGTACCTGACGCGGGTACCTGCTATGAAAGCCGCGCGCGTGGAACTCGATCGCCTGGCTCAGGATCCCGAAGCGTCCCTCGATCGCCTGCTGCCGCCGTCGGTGCAATGGAAGGCGCACAACTACAACCACCTCCACGAAGCGCCCACGGTGTTCTACGCCGTGACCCTCGCCCTGGCCCTGCTGGGTCAGGGCGGCGATGAGCTCAACCTGCTGCTCGCTTGGGCCTACGTGAGCCTGCGCATGGTGCACTCGCTGGTGCAGGTGACGGTGAATCGCATCCTCGTGCGCTTTGGCCTCTTCGTTCTCTCATCGCTGGTGCTCATCGCCCTGATCCTGCGCACGGCCCTCGCGGCGTGGTGA
- a CDS encoding lyase, with the protein MKAHSVALVSLLLSGVFFGYALRAETLNIELTEWRVPISMDSEGTLYDTYPNEDRPMTRPRDPALDSQGNVWFCGQRGNYIGRLVPSTGAFKRYALPGRTHPHNLVIDREDQIWYAGNRNGHIGRLDPATGKIQRFPIESEDMDPHTLVLANGGKTIWFTAQHANYVGRLDTTTGEYELVKTPYPRARPYGIMLDSQGHPWIALFGTNRIATVDPATMKMRTFFIPADRARPRRLAVTSDDRVWYVDYARGFLGRLDPASGEFTEWAAPGESQAIPYAMTVDDQDRLWFVESPSNRSHLVGFDAKTERFIAREAIASGGLTARYMVHHPSSDTLWFGTDANTMVRASLPGR; encoded by the coding sequence ATGAAAGCCCACTCCGTCGCCCTCGTCAGCCTGCTGCTCAGCGGTGTCTTCTTCGGATACGCCCTGAGGGCCGAGACCCTGAACATCGAACTCACCGAGTGGCGAGTGCCGATCAGCATGGACAGCGAGGGCACGCTCTACGACACCTACCCGAACGAAGATCGCCCGATGACCCGGCCCCGGGATCCGGCTCTCGACAGCCAGGGCAACGTCTGGTTCTGCGGCCAGCGTGGCAACTACATCGGCCGCCTGGTGCCGAGCACGGGCGCGTTCAAACGCTACGCCCTGCCCGGCCGCACCCACCCCCACAACCTCGTGATCGATCGCGAGGATCAGATCTGGTATGCGGGCAATCGAAACGGTCACATCGGCCGCCTCGACCCGGCAACCGGCAAGATCCAGCGGTTCCCGATCGAGAGCGAGGACATGGACCCGCACACGCTGGTGCTCGCGAACGGCGGCAAGACCATCTGGTTCACTGCGCAACACGCCAACTACGTCGGTCGCTTAGACACGACGACGGGCGAGTACGAGCTGGTGAAGACGCCGTATCCGCGCGCCCGTCCCTACGGCATCATGCTCGACAGCCAGGGACACCCGTGGATCGCCCTGTTCGGCACCAACCGCATCGCCACCGTCGATCCCGCGACCATGAAGATGCGCACTTTCTTCATTCCCGCCGATCGAGCGCGCCCCCGGCGCTTAGCGGTGACCTCCGACGATCGGGTCTGGTACGTGGACTACGCGCGCGGCTTCCTCGGCCGCCTGGACCCTGCGAGCGGTGAGTTCACCGAGTGGGCCGCGCCCGGCGAGTCGCAGGCCATCCCCTACGCGATGACCGTGGACGATCAGGATCGCCTGTGGTTCGTCGAGTCGCCGAGCAACCGCAGCCATCTAGTGGGCTTCGATGCGAAGACCGAGCGCTTCATCGCCCGCGAGGCGATCGCCAGCGGCGGGTTGACGGCACGCTACATGGTGCATCACCCAAGCTCCGACACGCTCTGGTTCGGCACAGACGCGAACACCATGGTCCGCGCCAGCTTACCCGGGCGTTAG
- a CDS encoding alpha-amylase family glycosyl hydrolase, protein MKLQHPAWTRSASLYQVNTRQFSEEGTFAAVQAQLPRLKALGIDILWLMPIHPIGEEKRKGSLGSPYAVKDYYGVNPAFGTLEDLKALVDAAHAQGMYVILDWVANHTAWDNPIREQHPEWYERDYKGDYRPTPWWDWSDIIDLDYRQPGVREYMADAMSYWVREVGIDGYRCDVAGFVPLDFWNRVRRRLDAIKPVFMLAEWESRDLHAEAFDATYAWSWHEAVHEVIQGHAGLDALFVYYSWRESAYPADAYRMTYVANHDSNAWEGTQFEKFGDGLRAAIVLSVVGDGMPLLYNGQEAGNPKRLAFFEKDPIRWREHPIGDLYKTLFDLKKRNTTLHNGRHGATMLRVWNSAPEHVFSFMRENAEDRVFVAVNFSDQPRSVTFSDAPFSGRYLEVFSGEDEVIDADFRVTLPPWGYRVYTGIRGR, encoded by the coding sequence ATGAAGCTGCAACACCCCGCTTGGACCCGCTCGGCAAGCCTCTACCAGGTCAACACGCGCCAGTTCTCCGAGGAGGGCACCTTCGCCGCCGTGCAGGCCCAGCTCCCACGGCTCAAGGCCCTCGGCATCGACATCCTCTGGCTCATGCCCATCCACCCGATCGGCGAGGAGAAGCGCAAGGGCTCGCTCGGCAGCCCCTACGCCGTCAAGGACTACTACGGCGTGAACCCCGCGTTCGGCACGCTGGAGGACCTCAAGGCGCTAGTCGATGCGGCTCACGCCCAAGGCATGTACGTGATCCTCGATTGGGTGGCCAACCACACGGCCTGGGACAACCCAATTCGCGAGCAGCACCCGGAGTGGTACGAGCGCGACTACAAGGGCGACTACCGGCCTACGCCCTGGTGGGACTGGTCCGACATCATCGACCTCGACTACCGGCAACCGGGCGTGCGTGAGTACATGGCGGATGCCATGAGCTACTGGGTGCGCGAGGTGGGCATCGATGGCTATCGTTGCGACGTGGCCGGCTTCGTCCCCTTAGACTTCTGGAACCGGGTGCGCAGACGCTTGGATGCCATCAAGCCGGTGTTCATGCTTGCCGAGTGGGAGTCGCGCGACCTGCACGCCGAGGCCTTCGACGCCACCTACGCGTGGAGTTGGCACGAGGCGGTGCACGAGGTGATACAGGGTCACGCGGGCCTGGACGCGCTGTTCGTGTACTACTCCTGGCGCGAGAGCGCCTACCCTGCCGATGCCTATCGCATGACCTACGTGGCCAACCACGACAGCAACGCCTGGGAGGGCACGCAATTCGAGAAGTTTGGCGACGGGCTAAGGGCCGCCATCGTGCTGTCCGTGGTCGGCGACGGCATGCCACTGCTCTACAACGGGCAAGAGGCGGGTAACCCAAAGCGCCTGGCGTTCTTCGAGAAGGACCCGATCCGCTGGCGCGAACACCCGATCGGTGACCTCTACAAGACCCTGTTCGACCTCAAAAAGCGCAACACGACCCTGCACAACGGCCGCCACGGCGCCACCATGCTCCGCGTGTGGAACAGCGCCCCCGAGCACGTGTTCAGCTTCATGCGCGAGAACGCCGAAGACAGAGTATTCGTCGCCGTCAACTTCAGCGACCAACCCCGGTCCGTGACCTTCTCCGATGCACCGTTTTCGGGGCGCTACCTCGAGGTGTTCTCCGGCGAGGATGAAGTGATCGACGCAGACTTCCGCGTGACGCTGCCGCCTTGGGGATACCGCGTGTACACGGGCATCAGAGGGCGCTGA